The genomic window TTTTCTCTATTGTTAGTTCTTAGTTGTGCTGGCGATCGCTTTTCTCTGTTGTTAGCTGTACAGGCGATCTCATTTATTTTGACTTTGTTTGCAGGTAGCTACCACTACAAGTAGAGAGTTACTACATACTTTTAATGTTTAATCACTAATTTTGAAATCGCTCATACAAGTAAAAAGTGAAGCAATTTCTATTACATTCTGTATATTTACTTTTCTATTGCCAGTTAAGTCTATACGAATTTCGCCATACTTATCATGTGCAAGGAGGCGCTTAAAGGTTCTCGGCGTTTCAGGCGGGAAGCGTCTACTTTTTAGAGTGTCATACGTGCCAATAAAATCGAGAGTCATCAATCGTTCAATATCATACTCACTGTCCTTAATCTTTGGCACTAAAAAACTAATAATTTCATCACAAAATTCTGAGGTGTTATCAACCTTCCAACTTTCTCCATCTAAATAGTAGTTAACAGGTTTATGTTTTTCTGATCTTATTTCATTTGAAGCAATTTCAGCTTTTGGAAAGAAATATCTGTGGTACAATTCTCCATCAAAAACATCAGCTTCATCCATATTATCAATTTGTTGCCCAGAACGAGTACAAGTGGGATTCTGGTCAAATAGTCTTTTTTTCATTTCCAACTTATCTTTAAGCGGTTTAGGATCATCGTGAATTTGTCTTAATCTGTTTTTCCAAATCACGACTCGCTCATTTAGCTTTTGTCCACCATGTTTAACTGCATCTATGAAATGATTGTCATAGGACGATAGATCGAGAAAAGCTTCGTAGATAATATCCGCATTTTCAGATATATCTTCCATCTCGCGCTCGGCAAACCCAAGCATTTGAATATCAAAGACAGCTTGATTAAGAGTTGAGGCAAATTGAGCTTTATACTGCTCTCTTTCTCTTTTTACAGCGAAGACCTTAAAATGATTTTCTTTAAAAACTAACTCAATCATATCGAAGACTTTTTTGAGTAATGATTCAAGAGTTACTAGGTCTTTTAGTATAATATTTGTATCTGTGCAAGTTGTTCCACCGTCATGCTTCATTCTCTCTCTCATGTAACTATTGAGAGTTTCTCCTTTGGCTTCCAGAGATTGATTTACATCTAGTTTATATAGCTCGTAAAAAGACAAAAACCTAAGTATAAGCTCAACATCAAGCATTCTACTTTTATCTTGCTCGCTACTTCCTTTCTGCTTGAAAGCTGGAAATGGATCGAGTAACCTTCTATAAACGCTGCTAGTGCTTCGATAAAGTAATTGCTTAGTAGTGTCCTTACTTCTTTCTATCAAAAATTTATTACCACTGCATTCAATCAAAAAGTCATTGAATACACCATGGAACATACAGTTTCGTAATTCCTGAGCATTAAGAGATACTGCACCTCGATTGAGCCTACCAAATACCTCGAACTGAATTTCTGGTTGTGTTTGACTCTCAATGACAATTGTAGAAATTTCTCTTTGCTTAAAAAATTTACTAACATTATCTGGTAGTAGCTCAAAAGTAACTCGATTAAGCTGAGGTAAAGTTGATAAGTTTTTGAGGACTAATTTCTGACTACAAAATCTAACAATAGTAGTTAGCCTCTGAACACCATCTATTACCTCAAAAACAGTGTTTCCTGTATCTTCATCAAGTTTTTCAAGAAAGAACATTGCCGGAATTGGAATATCCATAAAAATAGACTCAATAAAGCAACATTGTTTCTCGTCATCCCATACGAAAGTGCGTTGATATTCTGGAATAACAATTTCTTTTCGGTTATAGGAATCTACGAGCCATTCAACGGAGCGAATTACTGCTCTTTTAGATACTTTTACTGCTTGAAGCTGTGATAGAAAATCAGGTTTAATTTCCATATTAATATTTTTTAAATTTGGTTACTATAAGCTTGTAAATTTGTTTAGCAATCTTTATTCTTGAAAGCAATTTTCAAAGTAGCAAGCTTCTGTTAAGCTGTTGTGCATTTAAACCGCGTATTTAGGAGGCTAAAACCCAGTACTGGCTTAGATTAGCTAAAAAATCTAAATGACTAACAGCTTGTTTCAACCAAGTTCTCAACCTAAGCTTGCGATAAACTCAACAATCTTTAGTTAGCTGATTACTAAAAGTTTTTAATAAACACACAACTTCGCAATCAAAAATACTGCAATATATGCACTAGCAGGTGACATATCACGTCATGTACTTAAAGTATAGTTACCCTTTTTTTATTTTGTTGTAATTCGAGGAAACACTTAACACAAAAAGGCTAATACCTTATAGCTGCGGAGTCTATTTAGGTAGATATATTGCTAAAGGGCGAAAGTAAGCTTATAAATTTTTTGATATTTTTTTAGCTAAGGCGCGATCGCAACTTTAATTACTTTGCGCTCTTTCATATCCTGAAACACCTGCTCTAATTCTTGCAACGGGCGTTTTTCACTAATTAATAATTCAAAAGGTATACTTCGACTAGCTAAAAGTGCTAAGGCTGCTCTTACATAATTTGGTGTGTTGTGAAATACGCCTTTAAGTGTTAGTTCGCTGTAGTGTAATTGTTCGGTGTTTACAGTGATTGTGGTATCTCGCGGACAACCGCCAAATAGATTAACGGTTGCTCCTGGACGCGCTAAAGCGATCGCATTTTCCCATACGCTCGGTACGCCTGTCGCCTCAATTACTACATCTGCGCCCCTTCCATCGGTTAAATCTTTTACTACTTGGGTAGTGTCTGTTATTTGCTTATAGTTAAAGGTTTTAGATGCACCTAGTTTTTCTCCAATTTGCAGCCGCGTTTCGTTTCCACCAAATAGTAATACTTCTGCGCCTATTTGATTTGCTAATACTGCCACAAACATGAGTCCAATTGCCCCATCTCCCAACACTACAACGCGCTTACCGGGCAAAACGTTCGATCTTGCGACTCCATGCAATACGCAAGCCAAAGGCTCGGTGATTGAGGCTAATTCATCGGGTAATTCGTCGGGAATCGATAATAGGTTTTGCTGGACAATTGGGGCGGGAATTTTTAGATACTGAGCAAACGTGCCATTATTCCAAGTAATATTTGGACAAAGAGAGTATTCTTTTTGTTGACAATAAAAGCATTTTGTGCATGGGGCGGAATTATTAGCAACAACGCGATCGCCTATTTTCCAGGTTTTGACATTTTTTCCTACGGCGACAATAGTTCCCGCCGCTTCATGTCCAAATAAAGTAGGAAGTTGTAGCATTTTGGCATGACCGCCACGCCGCCATACTTTCAAATCAGTACCGCAAGTTGTGGCGGTGGAAACTTTAATTACGACTTCTCCATCGGCAATGATAGGATCGGCAACTTGTTCTAAGCGTAAATCTTCCTTGCCGTAGAGTAAGGCAGCCAGCATAGGTTTATTGTCTGTAAGTCGGGTTTCACGATTTTATCAGGGTTAAGACAATTTTTGGCTGGCATTATCTACTAACGTTTGCCTATAAGGTTTGGTTCTTTGGGTGGTATTTTGCTCACAGCTAAAATTGGCACTTCTTGCCAACAAGATGTACAAAACCAATATATTCCTCGGTGTCGAACGTGCCGTAATAGCGGGTTACCGCAACAAGGACAATTACTGTAATGGTCTGGCATAGTTTTATCTCCGTATTTAAGAGAATTGAAAGGTTAATTTTTAAAGCAAACCTACAGATTGAAGCAATTGTTAAATTAAACTTAATAAAGTGAGTTAATGGTTTTGAGTGTGTTAATGCTTACCAGGTTTTTTTTAGAATTAAGCTTTTGTATAAGCAATTGGCGCATATACTAAACAAGATAAACCTTAGTTCTTAAATACTTCTCTATCTTGGGGATCATTAAATTGCCAACATTTTTTTAGCGATCCCCAAAGCAAAGAAGATAAATTTTTAACTTAAAGATAATGGCTGGGCCTGGGCAGTCAGTAACCCTCTCAAGTAGCATAATGAAAAAAGGTAAAGTCAAAAAAGTTTAACTTGGTGTAGCTATTAGAGGAGATATTTAATGGTGGGATGGCGGCGACCGATTTTAGTAGGTGGAGTGGGTTTATCTTTGCTACTGTGGCTGTGGCAAAGCTTTGATAGCTCTGTAGGACAATTGAGTGAATGGGGAATGTTAAGTACGATCGCCCTAGGTACTTGTTTGTGGTTATGGCAACAAAATAAACTTAAAAAAGCCACCGTAGTTGATAACTCCCCCCCAAATCGAGAGAAAGTAGAAAAAGCACTTGCTCTTGCTAACAATGTAATTAACCAATTGCAAGCCGAAGCTGTAAACCACGCCGCGTTATCTTTACTACAAGAGCAATTTACAAAACTAAATGACGATTTAGAAAGGCAGGAGCTAAATATAGCGATTATAGGCGGTAAAGCCGTAGGTAAAACATCACTACTACAAGCATTATCTACCTGGGAAAATACTAGCAATAGACCTGTAACTTTCCAAGAAACGAAGCCTTTATTTACGCCAGAAAAAAACACTGTAATAGAAGCAAGTTATGCAGACTTAGTAATATTTGTTACCAGTGGAGACTTTACCGATTCCGAGTGGCAAGTATGGCAGCAAATGCGATCGCACAATCAACGCATAGTATTAGTTTTTAACAAGCAAGACCAGTATTTACCCGACGCAAGAGCAAATATATTATCTTCATTGCAGCAGAAAGTTATTGATGTTGTAGCGACTTCCTCAAATCCAAATCTTGTAAAAGTCCGTCAGCATCAAAGTGATGATTCGGTACGCGAATGGTTAGACAAACCCGCCGCCGATATTAGCGAACTAAGTAACTATTTGCAGCAAGTAGTAGTTAAAGAAGGACGAGAATTAATTTGGACGACAACGATTAGACAAGCAGTTAATTTACAGATAAAAGCAAAAACTGTTTTAAATCAAGTCAGACAGCAAAAAGCTATCCCAATTATCGAACAATACCAATGGATAGCCGCCGCCGCCGCCTTTGCAAACCCCGTACCCGCTTTAGATTTACTCGCTACTGCTGCAATTAACGCTCAGTTGGTAGTGGAATTAGGGAATATTTACCAGCAAAAGTTTTCCTTCCAGCAAGCCCAAACTGTAGCTGGAACAATGGGAAGCTTGATGTTGAAGTTGGGATTAGTAGAATTATCCACAAAAGCGATCGCAACTCTATTAAAAAGCAATGTAGTTACTTTTGTAGCAGGTGGTGCAATCCAAGGAGTTAGCGCCGCTTATCTGACTCGCGTTGCTGGGTTAAGCTTGATTGAATACTTCTCTAGTCAGGAAGTAGCTACAAGTTCGGAATCTGGCTTAAATCTAGATAAACTAGGTCAAACTTTACAAAAGGTATTTCAGCAAAATCAACAAGTTGCTTTATTGCAATCTTTTGTACAGCAAGGAATCAGCCGTTTATCGCCAGAATCTCAAGTTAAAGCTAAAAGCAGCGTATCTTAACTCAATTAGGTAGAAGGGCTAAATTGCGTCTAGTTGATAAATCTGTACGCGATCGCGCCCTTTATTTTTAGCTGCATAGCAAGCAATGTCCGCCTGTCTTAAAGTCTCAATCAGACTCGGACTATCGGGTGCGATCGCTACTATCCCAATGCTGACCCCAATTCTAAAAGTTTTGTCCTCCCACACAAATTGAAAGTTATGGACGCTTTCGCGCAGGGCATCAGCAACCCCCAAAGCTTTCTCTAAGGGGCATTCATTAAGCAATAAGCCAAACTCATCTCCACCTAAACGGGCTAAAACATCAACGGAGCGGACTTGACTAAGCAATAATGCTGTTACTTGGCGTAGTAGTTCGTCCCCAACTAAGTGACCGCAGGCATCATTAACAATTTTGAATCGATCCAAGTCTAAATAACATAGTGAATACTGAGAGTTATTAGCTTTGGCACTATTTAAAGCTTCAGCTAAGTGCTGTTCAAACTTTCTTCTATTTACTAATCCAGTTAAAGCATCGTGGTTGGCTTGCCAAGCTAAAAGTTGTTTGCTCTCTTGTAACGCTACCTCTGCTTGTTTGCGAGCGGTAATATCTCTGACTACATGACAAAAAACTTGTTTTCCAGCATAAGAAATTAAGTTAACATTTACCTCCACATCAATAAGATCGCCATTTCGGGAGGAATATTGCTTTTCGCCAGTAAAACTTTCTGCTTTGGTTGATAGGTACTGTAAATATTTATCGTCGTTAGAGCGATCGCTTGCAACTACATTATTAATAGTTAATTTAAGTATTTCTTCGCTACTATAACCAAGTAACTTTTCAAAAGCACCATTCACTTCTAAAAAAACTTTAGTTTCAGCATCTACCAAAAATATACTTTCCGTAGCTTGTCCTACAACAATTCGATAGCGGGCTTCGCTTTCTTGGCGATTTAGTTGAAAGGTAATTAATTTCTGTAAAAATATTTGAATGGCGATTCCAAATACGAGCCCCACAAATATTAATGACATAGTTAAGTAACGTAAATTACTTTTACCTTGTAGATAAATTTCTCGCTTTTTTTCGACACGCATTATTAAGGCTGGTTTGCCATAAATATCATTGAGATAAGTATAGCCAGCAATTTTTTGTTCATTCAAATTTCGTACTACAATTAAAGTATTTGCCGATAAAGCCAAACTTGCCTCTTTAAAGTCTTGGGGTATTTGCTGCTCGTTAATTGCATAGATGCTGATAGATATGCTTTCAGAATTACTGCCCGTTATCCGTTTAACAATTTCGGATTTTTCTACATAACTCCCAAATATAAGACCTCCACGACTGGGTTCTTTACCTACAGAGTCTAGAATTGGTAGCGCACTAATTAAGGTTATTCCTTCAGGCAAGAGCATAATTCCTGTTAAATCTTTGCCTGAACTTGGATACTGAACGAGAATATTTTTTGATTGAATTTGTTGTGCTAATAATGGTGGAATTGGAAGTATTTTTTGATATTTTTTATTCCATTGACTAGCCAGAATAGTTTTGCTGTTTCTGTTGAAAATTACTACTATATTAAGATTAGAACTAGAAAGTATTTCTAAACTAAAGTTTTCTTGAATGAAATTTGGTTGAGGATTTTGCACAAACTCATAGCTTTCATCCCACTTAGAAAAGGGAAGATTTGTGTAATAAAGATCCTCTGCAACTTTACTATGACCGTGCAAAACTTCATTAACGCTTTGACGAACATTTTTTTCTTCAGCAAGTTTAATATTGTTTAACATTAAAGATGAAGCAATTAAATATACGATGCTCAACAAGCTTGCCAAAGGTAAAACAATTAACAATAAGGTAGCTGTACGGGTTTTTCCCTCAAGAGCCTTATTATTTATGTTATTAAAAAACTTTAGCAATAATATGAGGTTTGTTAATGACATTTGTAAAATAAGCAATTTTAACAAGTAAGCAAAAGTTATTTTTGTAATTTTATAATATTTAAAAAAACAGTATAGTTTACTTTAAAAATATGAACTTAGTAAAAATATACAAACTTATAAATCTAGTATAATTTATATAATAAAGTATCCTAACTGTAGGAAATACTGAGATTTAATATAAAGTTATGAACAAAATAGGTAGAGCAAACTTTATCAAATGAATTAAATAGTTGCTCACATACAGCAATCGGCGCGTCAACCCTTTCCCTTGAGAATTTCACACCCTAACCTTCAAGGGAGAGGGAGACAAGACTCTTAGCCACCTCCAATTAGGGGTTGGGGGCTATGCATCTCTTATAACTCAAACAGGATGCTATAGCTACCCTGTCAAATTCATGAACATTACCAGTAGAGATAAAGGCATTAGGCCCTTGTAATATTTGCTGTTAATTTAAGATTTTATTTAAAAAGCTTTCATATCCTGCTTTAAACTTTTGCTTCCCTTGACTATTGATAATGCTACCGTGAGCCATAATCACGCGCTCAAAATCCCAATCGAGAATTTTTTGCACTGCTTGCTTTACTTTGGTTTTTTCTATAGTTGCAACTTTTTCTAACAGTGAAGGACTGAGACTGTTATATCCTCCCAGAAGTCTAGCGGCAAATTGGGTAATTAAGGGAAAGCTATTATCAAAGTGAAAGGCGATATCTGTAAGGATTAATGTTCGGCTTTTGGCGTGAAAGAAAACCCATTCATTGACTATATCCAAACCTTTCAAACCAAGGGTTTTAAATCCATCAAACAACACGCATTGAAGATCGCTAGGAAAACTCTCGGCATCATTACTAATTATGCGATCGATAGGAAGTTCTGGTTTTTTGACTTCCATGCCTGATGTAGCCCAAAATATTGCTTTTGGGTAAAGTGCTTTAAAATCTGCTGCAAATATATAGTGGTAAAGGTTTGGCGCAATAATATGGCTAACTGTGCCAAGTTTATTAAGTTGCTGGGAAGTTTCATTATCAACCGGAATTGGCGAAATAACAGCTAACTCCTGATTTGCCAGCCGAATAACCGTCATTCTTGTACCAACACTTAGTCCAAAATATTTGAATGGCGCATCGGCAACCCAAATATCTGTAGCAATTTCTTTGAGCATATTTGCTGAGATTCTAATTGTAGTTCTTGAAAGTGCGTGAGGATACAATCTTATTTTAAATTGACGCGCTACCCGCGCAATTTATCTAGTTGTTCTGGAGTGCTGCGAATTAGTAATTGCATGATACTTGCGTCAAAAGTTCGCTTAAAATCGGGGTCGGAAGCGTAACGTTTATAAAGGTCAAGTTCTCGCTTTCGTTCTTGGCTAACTGCTTGTTGGATTAACTTTTCTAGTGCAATACGGCGGTTTTGTTCGTCTTGATTGTCAACTACTTGGGTTTGGTAATTGGGATTGTTAATGACGTGTTGGGCAATATTGATAAATTTTACTCTTTGCTCCTGGGGTGTCGCATCCCAACCAGAAAAAAAGCGATTGTTAAAAGCATCAATAATTTCACTTAGGGGATCGCTTTGAGGTGCATCGCCGCGATAGCCGCGCAAGTTGGAGTTTTGGGGGTCGATTTCTGATTGTTCTGAGTCAAGAGCGATCGCATAATTGAGATGTACTCTTTCTAAACCATAGGTAGATAAATCTATACTTTCGAGCAATTCGTCAATTTCATCTACGGCGGAATCTCTAACAACTAGCTTGGGAATGAGGAATTTTAAAAACCAATACAGTTTTTCCCACCCCAGATTGTTGTAAGGAATTATGCAAGCCATTTGCCCGTAGATTTTTACAAATTGTTTTGCCTTAATTTTAAAGTCAATTTTTACTTCACTTTCTAACTCTAATTCTTGATTAAATCTAGCCGCCGCTACGTCTATTAAAGGGCTAAGATCCTCTGCGGGAGCTTTATTAAAAAATAGTTGGTTAAACTCCTCAATTTCTTGCCATTCATAAACACCCACTATTGCCAAGGCTTCTTGTAAATCGTGTAAAACGTTGACATCGGTAGGTTCGCTTAAAGATGTAGAGGTGTAAAAGTCATCAAAGGCGTGTCTAATATCATCAACAGTATTGAAAAAGTCAAGCACAAAAGTATCAACTTTGCCCATTTTGTTGTTGCAACGATTGAGACGCGATAGACATTGCACCGCGAGAACAGATTGCAGCTTTTTATCTACATACATAGTATGCAAAAGCGGCTCGTCAAACCCGGTGAGAAACTTATTAGCAACGATTAAAATTTTGTAGTTATCTTCTTTTAGCTTTTGGGGGATATCTTTACTAGGAAAGCCGTTGAGGGTGTCTTCAGTATATTCGATGCCATCTACAGTTTTTTTGCCAGAGAAAGCAACGATCGCATTAAAAGGAGAATTTTCGCGTTTTAAGGTTTTACGAATAGCAAAATAGTAGTTTATCGCCGCTTCAATGTTGCGGGTGACGACCATTACTTTAGCTTGTCCTTTGAGCTTTTTGGGCTTGTAGACTTGCTCTAAAAAGTGATTTACCATGATATCGGCTTTGGCGGCGATCGTCTCTTTATGCCCTTCTACATAGGCTCTCAGCTTCTTTTGAGCTTTAGAGGTATCAAATAAAGGATTGTTTTCAACAGATTTTTGAATTTCGTAGTAGCTGTGGTAGGTTGTATAGTTTGCCAGCACGTCAAGAATAAAACCTTCTTCGATCGCTTGTTTCATTGAGTAAAGATGAAATGGCACAAATTTTCCATCTTCGTTTTGCTGTCCAAATTTCTCAAGGGTGGCGTTTTTGGGAGTGGCGGTAAAGGCAAAATAAGAGGCGTTTTTACCTAGTTTGCGTCCTTCCATTGCTTGAAGAATCTTGTCTTGGATATCTTCGGGTTCTTCTTCATTGCTACCCAACGCTGCGTTCATTGTGTCCGCCGCTTGACCGCTTTGGGAGGAGTGCGCCTCGTCGATAATTATGGCAAATTTGCTGTTTCCCAAATCTTCTACACCGTTGACAATAAAGGGGAATTTTTGAATAGTTGTAATAATAATCCGCTTTCCGGTTTCTAGCGCGGTTTTGAGTTCTTGAGCGTTTTCTGCATGGGTAATAATATTTTTAATTTCTGAAAAGCCTTGGATGTTGTCGCGGATTTGTTTATCTAGGTTGGTGCGGTCTGTAACTACAACTACTGAATCAAATAGCGGGTAATCGCTGCCTGGGGTGTAGAGTTCTATTAGTTGGTAAGCTGTCCAAGTAATAGAATTAGATTTGCCAGATCCTGCGGAGTGTTGAATTAAATAAGTGTGTCCTACGCCATTATTTCGCGCATGAGTTAGCAGTTGACGGACTATATCAAGTTGGTGATAGCGGGGAAAGTAGATAGATTTTTGCTGAAGCGGGGTTTTGCTATCTTGGGGAGCTAAAATTGCAAACTGTTCGATGATATTTGTAAGGCTGTGGCGGCTTAAAGTATTTTCCCAAAAATAGGCGGTTTTGTGTCCGTTGGAGTTGGGGGGATTGCCTTTACCAAAGTTAAAGCCTTTGTTGAAGGGTAAAAAATAAGTATTGTGTTTATCTAACTTGGTAGTCATCCACACTTCATCTGTATCTACAGCAAAGTGGACGACGCACCGCGCAAATTGCAGCAGGGTTTCGGCGGGGTCGCGGGTAGTTTTGTATTGTTCTTTGGCGTGGTAGACCGTTTGACCCGACCAGGGGTTTTTTAATTCTATAGTGGCGATCGCAATTCCATTGATAAATACCACCATATCAATAGAAAGCAGTGGATCGCGTTGTGAGTAGCGCACCTGGCGAGTGACAGAAAATATATTGCGCTCAAAGTTCTCTAAAACCTTGGGGTTTGCCTCGTTGTAGGGGAGGCTATAAAGTAATGTTAGATGCGCGTCATCAATGAGTAGTCCGTTTTTTAACACTGCAAGAATGCCGCCAGTTTTAATTTTACGGTCTAGGCGCTCTAAAATAATTCTTTGCCAGTTGGGACGATCTTTGAGTTTTTCTAGTTCTTGTGGTTGGGTTGTTTCTAAAAATCGCCAAAACTTGGCGCTATCAATAGCAAATTCGCGCTCAAAGTCAGCCGGGTTGCCTTTTTCGTAGCGGGAACGATCTATTAGAGAAGTTTCAATGCAATTTTCTAGCGCCTTCTCGTTGGTTTGGCTAACCATGTTATTTCCTGCAAATAGGATATTTTAAAATAGAGTAAATCTTTAAGTCAGGCGTAAGGGCGCAACCCATTGCGCCCTTACAAAGGTATATCGCTATGACATCTATTTGTTTATGTCATTCCATAGTTCAGAAATGGGGTAAGTTTGCGACTTTTTTTACAATCCGCGTCCTGGTTTGCAATCTGCAAAACCTAGTGCTTCTGTGTCGAGGAAGCTGGCGATCGCCATCTCAATAACAGATTCAATTGGATATTCAATTTCGTTAGCATGAGCAACTAGAGCCACTCGGATTCGCTCAGGTAAACGCTCTAAAATGACTTCGGCATCAGCAGGGGAAAGTTGCTCTTGAAGTTTGGTTTGCATAACTTCTACCTTTCGGTCGGAATTTGGACGTTGTAAGGGGGTTCAGTGGCTCTTAAGATGATGGCTTCTAGCTCCAATAGTAACGCAGGGTTTCCCCAATAGGAAATGACTTGTACTACAAGGCGCACATCTTCATCGCTATATTTATCAAGCCACGCCCATAAAAAAGCTTTGTGTCCACCGCTAAAGCGTCCTCGTAAACTCTTGGTTTTACCGATGTAGAGCAATCCCTC from Synechocystis sp. PCC 7509 includes these protein-coding regions:
- a CDS encoding diguanylate cyclase produces the protein MSLTNLILLLKFFNNINNKALEGKTRTATLLLIVLPLASLLSIVYLIASSLMLNNIKLAEEKNVRQSVNEVLHGHSKVAEDLYYTNLPFSKWDESYEFVQNPQPNFIQENFSLEILSSSNLNIVVIFNRNSKTILASQWNKKYQKILPIPPLLAQQIQSKNILVQYPSSGKDLTGIMLLPEGITLISALPILDSVGKEPSRGGLIFGSYVEKSEIVKRITGSNSESISISIYAINEQQIPQDFKEASLALSANTLIVVRNLNEQKIAGYTYLNDIYGKPALIMRVEKKREIYLQGKSNLRYLTMSLIFVGLVFGIAIQIFLQKLITFQLNRQESEARYRIVVGQATESIFLVDAETKVFLEVNGAFEKLLGYSSEEILKLTINNVVASDRSNDDKYLQYLSTKAESFTGEKQYSSRNGDLIDVEVNVNLISYAGKQVFCHVVRDITARKQAEVALQESKQLLAWQANHDALTGLVNRRKFEQHLAEALNSAKANNSQYSLCYLDLDRFKIVNDACGHLVGDELLRQVTALLLSQVRSVDVLARLGGDEFGLLLNECPLEKALGVADALRESVHNFQFVWEDKTFRIGVSIGIVAIAPDSPSLIETLRQADIACYAAKNKGRDRVQIYQLDAI
- a CDS encoding DUF262 domain-containing protein, giving the protein MEIKPDFLSQLQAVKVSKRAVIRSVEWLVDSYNRKEIVIPEYQRTFVWDDEKQCCFIESIFMDIPIPAMFFLEKLDEDTGNTVFEVIDGVQRLTTIVRFCSQKLVLKNLSTLPQLNRVTFELLPDNVSKFFKQREISTIVIESQTQPEIQFEVFGRLNRGAVSLNAQELRNCMFHGVFNDFLIECSGNKFLIERSKDTTKQLLYRSTSSVYRRLLDPFPAFKQKGSSEQDKSRMLDVELILRFLSFYELYKLDVNQSLEAKGETLNSYMRERMKHDGGTTCTDTNIILKDLVTLESLLKKVFDMIELVFKENHFKVFAVKREREQYKAQFASTLNQAVFDIQMLGFAEREMEDISENADIIYEAFLDLSSYDNHFIDAVKHGGQKLNERVVIWKNRLRQIHDDPKPLKDKLEMKKRLFDQNPTCTRSGQQIDNMDEADVFDGELYHRYFFPKAEIASNEIRSEKHKPVNYYLDGESWKVDNTSEFCDEIISFLVPKIKDSEYDIERLMTLDFIGTYDTLKSRRFPPETPRTFKRLLAHDKYGEIRIDLTGNRKVNIQNVIEIASLFTCMSDFKISD
- a CDS encoding zinc-dependent alcohol dehydrogenase; translated protein: MLAALLYGKEDLRLEQVADPIIADGEVVIKVSTATTCGTDLKVWRRGGHAKMLQLPTLFGHEAAGTIVAVGKNVKTWKIGDRVVANNSAPCTKCFYCQQKEYSLCPNITWNNGTFAQYLKIPAPIVQQNLLSIPDELPDELASITEPLACVLHGVARSNVLPGKRVVVLGDGAIGLMFVAVLANQIGAEVLLFGGNETRLQIGEKLGASKTFNYKQITDTTQVVKDLTDGRGADVVIEATGVPSVWENAIALARPGATVNLFGGCPRDTTITVNTEQLHYSELTLKGVFHNTPNYVRAALALLASRSIPFELLISEKRPLQELEQVFQDMKERKVIKVAIAP
- a CDS encoding type I restriction endonuclease subunit R, translating into MVSQTNEKALENCIETSLIDRSRYEKGNPADFEREFAIDSAKFWRFLETTQPQELEKLKDRPNWQRIILERLDRKIKTGGILAVLKNGLLIDDAHLTLLYSLPYNEANPKVLENFERNIFSVTRQVRYSQRDPLLSIDMVVFINGIAIATIELKNPWSGQTVYHAKEQYKTTRDPAETLLQFARCVVHFAVDTDEVWMTTKLDKHNTYFLPFNKGFNFGKGNPPNSNGHKTAYFWENTLSRHSLTNIIEQFAILAPQDSKTPLQQKSIYFPRYHQLDIVRQLLTHARNNGVGHTYLIQHSAGSGKSNSITWTAYQLIELYTPGSDYPLFDSVVVVTDRTNLDKQIRDNIQGFSEIKNIITHAENAQELKTALETGKRIIITTIQKFPFIVNGVEDLGNSKFAIIIDEAHSSQSGQAADTMNAALGSNEEEPEDIQDKILQAMEGRKLGKNASYFAFTATPKNATLEKFGQQNEDGKFVPFHLYSMKQAIEEGFILDVLANYTTYHSYYEIQKSVENNPLFDTSKAQKKLRAYVEGHKETIAAKADIMVNHFLEQVYKPKKLKGQAKVMVVTRNIEAAINYYFAIRKTLKRENSPFNAIVAFSGKKTVDGIEYTEDTLNGFPSKDIPQKLKEDNYKILIVANKFLTGFDEPLLHTMYVDKKLQSVLAVQCLSRLNRCNNKMGKVDTFVLDFFNTVDDIRHAFDDFYTSTSLSEPTDVNVLHDLQEALAIVGVYEWQEIEEFNQLFFNKAPAEDLSPLIDVAAARFNQELELESEVKIDFKIKAKQFVKIYGQMACIIPYNNLGWEKLYWFLKFLIPKLVVRDSAVDEIDELLESIDLSTYGLERVHLNYAIALDSEQSEIDPQNSNLRGYRGDAPQSDPLSEIIDAFNNRFFSGWDATPQEQRVKFINIAQHVINNPNYQTQVVDNQDEQNRRIALEKLIQQAVSQERKRELDLYKRYASDPDFKRTFDASIMQLLIRSTPEQLDKLRG
- a CDS encoding GIY-YIG nuclease family protein, with product MSTNDSEVQTQARRILDAIAFTPFEQCQPLNRQFNNIPVRPGIYAIRHRTEGLLYIGKTKSLRGRFSGGHKAFLWAWLDKYSDEDVRLVVQVISYWGNPALLLELEAIILRATEPPYNVQIPTER
- a CDS encoding slr1306 family protein; translated protein: MVGWRRPILVGGVGLSLLLWLWQSFDSSVGQLSEWGMLSTIALGTCLWLWQQNKLKKATVVDNSPPNREKVEKALALANNVINQLQAEAVNHAALSLLQEQFTKLNDDLERQELNIAIIGGKAVGKTSLLQALSTWENTSNRPVTFQETKPLFTPEKNTVIEASYADLVIFVTSGDFTDSEWQVWQQMRSHNQRIVLVFNKQDQYLPDARANILSSLQQKVIDVVATSSNPNLVKVRQHQSDDSVREWLDKPAADISELSNYLQQVVVKEGRELIWTTTIRQAVNLQIKAKTVLNQVRQQKAIPIIEQYQWIAAAAAFANPVPALDLLATAAINAQLVVELGNIYQQKFSFQQAQTVAGTMGSLMLKLGLVELSTKAIATLLKSNVVTFVAGGAIQGVSAAYLTRVAGLSLIEYFSSQEVATSSESGLNLDKLGQTLQKVFQQNQQVALLQSFVQQGISRLSPESQVKAKSSVS
- a CDS encoding DUF4336 domain-containing protein; this translates as MLKEIATDIWVADAPFKYFGLSVGTRMTVIRLANQELAVISPIPVDNETSQQLNKLGTVSHIIAPNLYHYIFAADFKALYPKAIFWATSGMEVKKPELPIDRIISNDAESFPSDLQCVLFDGFKTLGLKGLDIVNEWVFFHAKSRTLILTDIAFHFDNSFPLITQFAARLLGGYNSLSPSLLEKVATIEKTKVKQAVQKILDWDFERVIMAHGSIINSQGKQKFKAGYESFLNKILN